The following coding sequences are from one Thiohalorhabdus sp. Cl-TMA window:
- a CDS encoding FAD:protein FMN transferase yields the protein MIPSKGRFPRLRAFAALLLAILALTACDRAPEARQDQAFVLGTLVEITAVGMEKEAFHAAAGAAFREMRRIHDALGPTDEDSALAAFNRAERGEWTPLDGPLSALLPRALSVQRASANAFNPHLGRLVALWGFRAPPFPEAPPAGEAVDALLDQGAGDRALALRRHDALLARLTRPGAALDLGGIAKGYAVDRATAVLAAHGVENALINAGGDLRALGSHGGRPWRVGIRNPRDRDRVLAVVPLHDGEAIVTSGDYERFFRHEGRRYHHLLDPATGAPARAARQATVLGPRATEADAWSTALFVAGAPGFQRLGKEQPALVIDTAGKAHASPAMKARLDWRSEEVAAP from the coding sequence ATGATCCCCAGTAAGGGCCGGTTTCCGAGACTCCGGGCTTTCGCCGCGCTGCTCCTGGCCATCCTGGCCCTGACGGCCTGCGACCGCGCCCCGGAAGCGCGCCAGGACCAGGCCTTCGTCCTGGGCACCCTGGTGGAGATCACCGCGGTGGGCATGGAGAAGGAAGCGTTCCACGCGGCGGCGGGCGCCGCCTTCCGGGAGATGCGCCGTATCCACGACGCTCTGGGCCCGACTGACGAGGACAGCGCGCTCGCGGCCTTCAATCGGGCCGAGCGGGGGGAGTGGACACCCCTGGACGGGCCCCTGTCAGCGCTACTGCCCCGGGCGCTGTCGGTGCAGCGGGCCAGCGCCAACGCCTTCAACCCCCATCTCGGGCGTCTGGTGGCCCTGTGGGGCTTCCGCGCCCCGCCGTTTCCGGAGGCGCCGCCCGCCGGCGAGGCGGTGGACGCCCTGCTGGACCAGGGCGCCGGGGATCGGGCGCTGGCCCTGCGGCGGCACGACGCTCTTCTGGCGCGCCTGACCCGGCCCGGCGCGGCGCTGGACCTGGGGGGCATCGCCAAGGGCTATGCCGTGGACCGGGCCACCGCGGTTTTGGCGGCGCATGGCGTGGAGAACGCCCTGATCAATGCCGGCGGCGATCTGCGGGCCCTCGGCAGCCACGGGGGGCGCCCCTGGCGGGTGGGCATCCGGAATCCGCGCGACCGGGACCGGGTGCTGGCGGTGGTGCCCCTCCACGACGGCGAGGCCATCGTCACCTCCGGCGACTACGAGCGCTTCTTCCGGCACGAAGGACGCCGCTACCATCATCTCCTGGATCCGGCCACCGGCGCCCCGGCCCGTGCCGCCCGGCAGGCCACCGTGCTCGGGCCCCGGGCCACCGAGGCCGACGCCTGGAGCACCGCGCTGTTCGTGGCGGGCGCACCGGGGTTCCAGCGGCTGGGCAAGGAGCAGCCGGCCCTGGTGATCGATACCGCCGGAAAGGCCCATGCCAGTCCGGCCATGAAGGCACGGCTGGACTGGCGCTCCGAGGAGGTTGCCGCCCCGTGA
- the gshB gene encoding glutathione synthase — protein MSASLGVVMDPIGDIHIGKDTTFAMLLEAQRRGYRLYYMEPGHLFGRDEAPWARMYPLEVRREPGSHYSLGGEERRALTELDLVLMRKDPPFDMEYIYMTYLLERALGSTLVSNHPATLRDANEKMFTAYFPGLAPPTLVARDPKEFYAFLQEREAMVLKPLEGRGGEGIFLVRAGDPNFNSVVESLTHRGTRFAMAQDYLPEAARGDKRILLVDGEPVPHGLLRVPGGGDFRGNISAGATTELAELTERDRAICAALGPELRARGLTFVGIDVIGGYVTEINVTSPTGVQELDHYAGINICADLFDALERRLARGAPFHDPQ, from the coding sequence ATGAGTGCCAGCCTCGGCGTCGTCATGGACCCCATCGGCGACATCCACATCGGCAAGGACACCACCTTCGCCATGCTCCTGGAGGCGCAGCGGCGCGGCTACCGGCTCTACTATATGGAGCCCGGACACCTGTTCGGCCGCGACGAGGCGCCCTGGGCGCGCATGTATCCGCTGGAGGTCCGGCGCGAGCCGGGGAGCCACTACAGCCTCGGCGGCGAGGAGCGCCGCGCGCTCACCGAGCTGGACCTGGTGCTCATGCGCAAGGACCCGCCCTTCGATATGGAGTACATCTACATGACGTACCTCCTGGAGCGGGCCCTGGGGTCGACGCTGGTGAGCAACCATCCGGCCACTCTGCGCGACGCCAATGAAAAGATGTTTACGGCCTACTTTCCCGGTCTCGCCCCGCCCACCTTGGTGGCGCGCGACCCCAAGGAGTTCTACGCCTTCCTCCAGGAGCGCGAGGCCATGGTCCTCAAGCCGCTGGAGGGCCGGGGCGGGGAGGGCATCTTCCTGGTGCGCGCCGGCGACCCCAACTTCAACTCCGTGGTGGAGAGCCTCACCCACCGCGGCACCCGCTTCGCCATGGCCCAGGACTACCTGCCGGAAGCCGCCCGGGGCGACAAGCGCATCCTGCTGGTGGACGGCGAGCCGGTCCCGCACGGCCTGCTGCGGGTTCCCGGAGGCGGTGATTTCCGGGGCAACATCTCCGCCGGCGCCACCACGGAGCTCGCCGAGCTGACGGAGCGCGACCGGGCGATCTGCGCAGCCCTGGGCCCCGAATTGCGCGCCCGCGGCCTGACATTCGTGGGCATCGACGTCATCGGGGGCTATGTCACCGAGATCAACGTCACCAGTCCTACCGGGGTGCAGGAACTGGATCATTACGCCGGCATCAATATCTGCGCGGACCTGTTCGATGCCCTGGAGCGCCGGCTGGCCCGGGGCGCGCCCTTCCATGATCCCCAGTAA
- a CDS encoding 16S rRNA (uracil(1498)-N(3))-methyltransferase, producing MRIPRVYLPEAAEPGAELPLPEEAARHLVKALRLAPGDPVTVFSGAGGEHQAELAGDTKRPVVRLGDFRAVERESPLGTVLWAGLSKGEKFDWVVQKATELGVTEIRPVQTARSVRRLEGPKAAKNRDRWHRIAASACEQCGRNRIPEVVEPAPLETALASGVVHGLVLDEAGDPPVGPPAGGPLHLLVGPEGGLNDEELVAAVEAGFVRAALGPRTLRTETAAVAALAWAQAVWGDFPGVGA from the coding sequence ATGCGCATTCCCCGGGTCTATCTGCCCGAGGCCGCCGAGCCCGGTGCCGAGCTGCCCCTGCCCGAGGAGGCCGCTCGGCACCTGGTGAAGGCCCTGCGCTTGGCGCCGGGCGACCCGGTAACCGTCTTCAGCGGCGCCGGCGGCGAGCACCAGGCGGAGCTTGCGGGGGACACCAAGCGCCCGGTGGTGCGTCTCGGCGATTTCCGAGCAGTGGAGCGGGAATCCCCCCTCGGCACGGTGCTCTGGGCGGGCCTGTCCAAAGGCGAGAAATTCGACTGGGTGGTGCAGAAGGCCACCGAGCTCGGCGTCACCGAGATCCGGCCGGTGCAGACCGCCCGCAGCGTCCGGCGCCTGGAGGGCCCCAAGGCCGCGAAAAACCGGGACCGCTGGCACAGGATCGCTGCCTCCGCCTGCGAGCAGTGCGGGCGCAACCGGATTCCGGAGGTAGTCGAGCCGGCCCCCCTCGAGACGGCCCTGGCCTCCGGGGTGGTCCACGGTCTGGTCCTCGACGAGGCGGGCGACCCGCCCGTCGGACCGCCAGCGGGTGGCCCGTTGCACCTCCTGGTGGGCCCCGAGGGCGGCCTCAACGACGAGGAGCTGGTCGCGGCGGTGGAGGCCGGCTTCGTCCGGGCGGCCCTGGGCCCCCGCACCCTGCGCACCGAAACCGCCGCGGTGGCCGCCCTGGCCTGGGCGCAAGCCGTATGGGGGGATTTCCCCGGCGTCGGGGCGTAG
- a CDS encoding thioredoxin family protein produces the protein MVRTETPVVDRSFMVPEFELPGVDGKSHRLEDVRGENGLLIIFMCNHCPYVKAVEDRILRDVRDLKELGIGTAAIMSNDPTDYPEDSFENLRARWEEKAYPMPYLFDETQEVAKRFGAVCTPDFFGFNASGYLQYRGRLDESRKEPVTGAKRELFEGMKQVAQTGQGPEEQIPSMGCSIKWKDDG, from the coding sequence ATGGTCCGGACGGAAACGCCGGTTGTGGATAGAAGCTTCATGGTCCCCGAATTCGAGCTGCCCGGGGTGGACGGCAAGAGCCACCGCCTGGAGGATGTGCGCGGCGAGAACGGTCTCCTGATAATCTTCATGTGCAACCACTGCCCCTATGTAAAAGCGGTGGAGGACCGTATCCTGCGCGACGTGCGCGACCTCAAGGAGCTCGGCATCGGCACGGCGGCCATCATGTCCAACGACCCCACGGACTATCCCGAGGACTCCTTCGAGAACCTCCGGGCCCGCTGGGAGGAAAAGGCCTATCCCATGCCCTACCTCTTCGACGAGACTCAGGAGGTGGCCAAGCGCTTCGGGGCCGTGTGTACGCCGGATTTCTTCGGCTTCAACGCGAGCGGCTACCTGCAGTACCGCGGCCGGCTGGACGAGAGCCGCAAGGAGCCGGTGACCGGCGCCAAGCGCGAGCTCTTCGAGGGCATGAAGCAGGTGGCCCAGACCGGTCAGGGTCCGGAGGAGCAAATCCCCTCCATGGGCTGCTCCATCAAGTGGAAGGACGACGGCTGA
- a CDS encoding inositol monophosphatase family protein codes for MTQAPVVDSDLVERVAGILRDAAAEHLLPRFSGGGAPARLKSCGGLVTEADNAMQDAIGGALAESYPEVGFLGEEMEPDEHRRALESADCGLWCLDPLDGTSNFAVGIPIFGISVALLVRGAPVLGVVLDPVRDELFTAVRGGGAFLNGEPITVRDTGPLERAVGCIDFKRLSRDVARGLAASQPFHSQRNFGSSVLEWCWLACGRVDFYLHGGQNLWDFAAGSLIAAEAGADVATMDGEPLFEGDILRRSILAVAEGNLRAELAPYLCPDEGPGQR; via the coding sequence ATGACCCAGGCCCCCGTGGTGGATTCCGATCTGGTGGAGCGCGTCGCCGGCATCCTGCGCGACGCCGCCGCCGAGCATCTGCTGCCCCGTTTCTCGGGGGGCGGGGCGCCGGCGCGTCTCAAGTCCTGCGGCGGTTTGGTCACCGAGGCGGATAACGCCATGCAGGACGCCATCGGCGGCGCCCTGGCGGAGTCCTATCCGGAGGTGGGCTTCCTGGGCGAAGAGATGGAGCCCGACGAGCACCGCCGGGCCCTGGAGAGCGCCGATTGCGGCCTGTGGTGTCTCGATCCTCTGGACGGCACCAGCAACTTCGCCGTGGGTATCCCCATATTCGGGATCTCCGTGGCCTTGCTGGTTCGGGGCGCCCCGGTGCTGGGCGTGGTCCTGGACCCGGTGCGCGACGAGCTGTTCACCGCCGTTCGGGGGGGCGGGGCGTTCCTGAACGGCGAGCCGATCACCGTCCGCGACACCGGCCCGCTGGAGCGGGCCGTGGGCTGTATCGATTTCAAGCGCCTGTCCCGCGATGTGGCGCGGGGCTTGGCGGCATCGCAGCCCTTTCACAGCCAGCGCAATTTCGGCTCCAGCGTGCTGGAGTGGTGCTGGCTCGCCTGCGGGCGGGTGGACTTTTACCTTCATGGCGGGCAAAATTTATGGGATTTTGCGGCCGGGTCCCTTATCGCCGCCGAGGCGGGAGCGGACGTGGCCACCATGGACGGCGAGCCGCTTTTCGAGGGCGACATCCTGCGTCGCTCGATCCTCGCCGTGGCGGAGGGCAATCTGCGCGCGGAATTGGCCCCCTATCTCTGTCCCGACGAGGGTCCGGGACAGAGATAG
- the glpX gene encoding class II fructose-bisphosphatase yields the protein MPMEQLTMPLVRTTEAAARGATDWIGRGEKEQGDGAAVEAMRQAMTAVPMAGEVVIGEGEKDEAPMLYNGEQVGNGEGPKVDIAVDPVEGTNFLAKGMPGSIVVLAAAPQGQMFRPGPGFYMDKLVVPPAAKGKLDPNAPLASKLGDLASALDKQVEDLRIFVLDKPRHQDMIQEVRAAGASVRLATDGDVSGGVMAALGESVDALMGVGGTPEGVITACAAKAVGGDMFGAMAPQKDDEEKQIREFGLEPGQVLTMNDLIKGDNVLFVATGLTSSDILDGVQDYGDLITTDTMVITGAHGTVQRIRTEKPVSS from the coding sequence ATGCCCATGGAACAGCTGACCATGCCACTCGTCCGTACGACCGAGGCGGCCGCCCGAGGCGCCACGGACTGGATCGGTCGGGGGGAGAAGGAGCAGGGGGACGGCGCCGCCGTCGAGGCCATGCGTCAGGCCATGACCGCCGTGCCCATGGCCGGCGAGGTGGTCATCGGCGAGGGCGAGAAGGACGAGGCCCCCATGCTCTACAACGGCGAGCAGGTGGGCAACGGCGAGGGCCCCAAGGTGGACATCGCCGTGGACCCCGTGGAAGGCACCAACTTCCTCGCCAAGGGCATGCCGGGCTCCATCGTGGTGCTGGCGGCGGCCCCGCAGGGCCAGATGTTCCGGCCCGGCCCCGGGTTCTACATGGACAAGCTGGTTGTGCCGCCGGCCGCCAAGGGCAAGCTGGACCCCAACGCCCCGCTCGCCTCCAAGCTCGGCGATCTGGCCAGCGCCCTGGACAAGCAGGTGGAGGATCTCCGCATTTTCGTCCTCGACAAGCCCCGGCACCAGGACATGATCCAGGAGGTCCGCGCCGCGGGCGCGAGCGTGCGCCTGGCAACCGACGGCGACGTTAGCGGTGGCGTCATGGCCGCCCTGGGCGAGTCCGTGGACGCGCTCATGGGCGTGGGCGGCACCCCCGAGGGCGTGATCACGGCCTGCGCCGCCAAGGCAGTGGGCGGCGACATGTTCGGCGCCATGGCCCCGCAGAAGGACGATGAGGAGAAGCAGATCCGCGAATTCGGCCTCGAGCCGGGTCAGGTACTGACCATGAACGACCTTATCAAGGGCGACAACGTCCTGTTCGTGGCTACCGGCCTGACCTCCAGCGACATCCTGGACGGGGTCCAGGATTACGGTGACCTCATCACCACCGACACCATGGTTATCACCGGTGCCCACGGCACGGTCCAGCGTATTCGGACAGAGAAACCGGTCAGCAGCTGA
- the tkt gene encoding transketolase yields the protein MAEVSRKQLANAIRFLSMDAVQAANSGHPGMPMGMADIAEVLWNDYMKHNPANPDWADRDRFVVSNGHGSMLLYSLLHLTGYDLPMEELKNFRQWGSKTPGHPENGVTPGVETTTGPLGQGLANAVGMAIAEKELANEFNRDGHTIVDHNTYVFVGDGCLMEGVSHEACSLAGTLGLGKLVVFYDDNGISIDGEIEDWFTDDTLKRFEGYEWQTMAIDGHNPDAVAKAIEQAKAEPNKPTLIACKTTIGYGSPNKAGSEETHGAALGDDEVAATRQALGWEAAPFEVPEDIAGGWDARKAGQAAEEDWQARFEAYRKDYPELASELERRMKQTVPADFEQKMDALIADWRAKEASDATRKHSGKMLNTIAEQVPEVLGGSADLAPSNNTKWENAPIITPAREQKGVHGRYLHYGVREFGMAAIMNGISLHRGYRPYGGTFLIFSDYMRNGIRMSALTHQPVTYVFTHDSIGLGEDGPTHQPIEQLPSLRAIPGVHVFRPADAVETAVGWKLALSSGDHPYALVLTRQKTGALDHTDETVANIARGGYVLSEAEGGSPEGVLLASGSEVDLALNAQAELAKQGKKVRVVSMPCWELFDAQDEAYKQSVLPDSVSKRVAVEAAETMGWERYVGRDGKAVGIHRFGESAPGGTLFEKFGFVPEAVVNAYNELG from the coding sequence ATGGCTGAAGTTTCCCGTAAGCAGTTGGCCAATGCCATCCGCTTTCTTTCCATGGATGCGGTGCAGGCGGCGAATTCCGGCCACCCCGGCATGCCCATGGGAATGGCGGATATCGCGGAAGTGCTCTGGAACGACTACATGAAGCACAACCCCGCCAATCCGGATTGGGCCGACCGGGACCGTTTCGTGGTCTCCAACGGCCACGGCTCCATGCTCCTGTACAGCCTCCTCCACCTCACCGGCTATGACCTGCCCATGGAGGAGCTCAAGAATTTCCGCCAGTGGGGCTCCAAGACCCCGGGCCATCCGGAGAACGGCGTGACCCCCGGCGTGGAGACCACCACCGGCCCGCTCGGGCAGGGCCTGGCCAACGCCGTGGGCATGGCCATCGCCGAGAAGGAGCTCGCCAACGAGTTCAATCGCGACGGCCACACCATCGTCGATCACAATACCTACGTGTTCGTGGGTGACGGCTGCCTGATGGAAGGCGTCAGCCACGAGGCCTGCTCCCTGGCCGGCACCCTGGGCCTGGGCAAGCTGGTCGTCTTCTACGACGACAACGGCATTTCCATCGACGGCGAGATCGAGGACTGGTTCACCGACGATACCCTCAAGCGTTTCGAAGGGTACGAGTGGCAGACCATGGCCATCGACGGCCATAACCCCGACGCCGTGGCCAAGGCCATCGAGCAGGCCAAGGCCGAGCCCAACAAGCCGACCCTGATCGCCTGCAAGACCACCATCGGTTACGGTTCCCCGAACAAGGCCGGCAGCGAGGAGACCCACGGCGCCGCCCTCGGCGACGATGAGGTAGCCGCCACCCGCCAGGCCCTGGGCTGGGAGGCCGCGCCCTTCGAGGTGCCCGAGGACATCGCCGGGGGCTGGGATGCCCGCAAGGCCGGACAGGCCGCCGAGGAGGACTGGCAGGCGCGCTTCGAGGCGTACCGCAAGGACTACCCCGAGCTGGCCAGCGAGCTCGAGCGCCGCATGAAGCAGACGGTGCCCGCCGATTTCGAGCAGAAGATGGATGCCCTGATCGCCGACTGGCGCGCCAAGGAAGCCAGCGACGCCACCCGCAAGCACTCCGGCAAGATGCTGAACACCATCGCCGAGCAGGTGCCCGAGGTGCTCGGCGGCTCCGCGGACCTCGCGCCCTCCAATAACACCAAGTGGGAAAACGCCCCCATCATCACGCCCGCTCGCGAGCAGAAGGGCGTGCATGGGCGCTACCTGCACTATGGCGTCCGCGAATTCGGCATGGCCGCCATCATGAACGGCATCAGCCTGCATCGCGGCTACCGCCCGTACGGTGGCACCTTCCTGATCTTCTCCGATTACATGCGCAACGGCATCCGGATGTCGGCGCTCACCCACCAGCCGGTGACTTACGTGTTCACCCACGATTCCATCGGCCTGGGCGAGGACGGCCCCACCCACCAGCCCATCGAGCAGCTGCCGAGCCTGCGGGCCATCCCCGGCGTCCATGTGTTCCGGCCCGCCGACGCCGTGGAGACGGCCGTGGGCTGGAAGCTGGCCCTGAGCAGCGGCGACCATCCCTATGCGCTGGTGCTGACTCGACAGAAGACGGGTGCCCTGGACCACACCGACGAGACCGTGGCTAATATTGCTAGAGGTGGCTACGTTCTGTCGGAGGCCGAGGGCGGCAGTCCGGAGGGTGTCCTCCTGGCTTCCGGCTCCGAGGTGGATCTGGCCCTCAACGCGCAGGCCGAGCTGGCCAAGCAGGGTAAGAAGGTCCGGGTCGTGTCCATGCCGTGCTGGGAGCTTTTCGACGCCCAGGACGAGGCCTACAAGCAGTCCGTGCTCCCCGACTCGGTGAGCAAGCGGGTCGCCGTGGAGGCCGCCGAGACCATGGGCTGGGAGCGCTATGTGGGCCGTGACGGCAAGGCCGTGGGCATCCATCGCTTCGGCGAGTCCGCTCCGGGCGGAACCCTGTTCGAGAAGTTCGGCTTCGTGCCCGAGGCCGTGGTCAACGCCTACAACGAGCTGGGCTGA